One stretch of Eubacteriales bacterium DNA includes these proteins:
- a CDS encoding PH domain-containing protein has protein sequence MKFKSKIDFFFYVLTIVITAGTAVFFYGYFKGNSLLLYAGILFGAFDLIFLIPTVFNTYYLIKDDYLIVKSCAFVSRKIPIKDIISVEATKDPSSAPAISMNRLKIEYKQDEYQIVLIISPKEKQKFIDELKKKMKE, from the coding sequence ATGAAGTTTAAATCCAAAATTGATTTTTTCTTTTATGTTTTAACTATAGTGATAACTGCTGGAACAGCTGTCTTTTTCTATGGATATTTTAAAGGAAACTCCCTCCTTTTATATGCAGGTATCTTATTTGGGGCTTTTGACCTTATATTTTTAATACCAACTGTATTTAATACTTATTATTTGATAAAAGACGATTATCTTATAGTAAAAAGCTGTGCATTCGTAAGCAGAAAAATACCAATAAAGGATATAATATCGGTAGAAGCGACAAAAGACCCGTCTTCTGCCCCGGCTATCTCAATGAACAGGCTTAAAATAGAATATAAGCAGGATGAATACCAGATAGTTTTAATAATTTCTCCTAAAGAAAAACAAAAATTTATAGATGAACTTAAAAAAAAGATGAAAGAATGA
- a CDS encoding GNAT family N-acetyltransferase — protein METIEFRKAHEKDIDDILKVVKKSFIEYAKAINKEDKVEALKETREDILKDLKKKHVYICKVDGDTVGTVRFEILPEGIAYLSRLAVDPDIQNLGIGGLLLEKVRRECIDMDLNAILLFTASKMRSSVAFYLKNGYYIHNITKNRSYIRALLVNELKPMDEMFDYEAIVADK, from the coding sequence ATGGAAACAATAGAATTTAGGAAGGCTCACGAAAAGGATATAGACGATATATTAAAAGTCGTTAAAAAATCCTTTATCGAGTATGCAAAGGCAATAAATAAAGAAGATAAGGTAGAAGCATTAAAGGAAACGCGTGAAGATATATTAAAAGACCTTAAAAAAAAGCACGTTTATATCTGCAAGGTGGATGGTGACACAGTCGGCACTGTACGGTTTGAGATACTGCCTGAAGGTATTGCATATCTAAGCCGTTTAGCAGTAGATCCAGATATCCAAAACCTTGGTATAGGCGGGCTCCTGCTTGAAAAAGTACGCCGTGAGTGCATAGATATGGATTTAAATGCGATTTTGCTTTTTACCGCAAGCAAGATGCGCTCGTCTGTGGCTTTTTATCTTAAAAACGGTTATTATATACATAATATCACTAAAAACAGGAGCTATATAAGGGCGCTTTTAGTAAACGAACTAAAACCTATGGACGAGATGTTTGATTATGAAGCAATAGTTGCCGATAAATAA
- the argF gene encoding ornithine carbamoyltransferase, with protein sequence MDLLNYQPKEAFAKRHMLTLGEYTQDEVFQILSLALKLKEDVKAKRPHPLLAGKTLAMIFTKSSTRTRVSFETGMFQLGGNALFLSDRDIQLHRGETISDTAKVLSRMVDGIMIRTFAQQDVVDLARYGSIPVINGLTDDFHPCQVLADLMTVYENKGSFENKKMAFIGDGNNVANSLMIGCALVGMDIHVASPKNMLPKESVVSTAKNIAATTGSTVYISSDPISAAIDADVVYTDVWASMGQEEDAIEKYKSFKGFTVDKKLIGHAKKDAIFLHCLPAHRGEEVTSDVIDGKWSAVFDEAENRLHAQKALMVLLMKG encoded by the coding sequence ATGGATTTATTAAACTACCAGCCAAAAGAGGCATTTGCCAAGCGCCACATGCTGACTTTAGGAGAATATACACAGGATGAAGTATTTCAGATATTGTCTTTAGCGCTTAAATTAAAAGAAGATGTTAAAGCAAAGCGGCCGCATCCTCTGCTTGCAGGGAAAACACTTGCAATGATATTTACAAAAAGCTCTACCCGTACGCGCGTCTCTTTCGAAACGGGCATGTTCCAATTAGGCGGCAATGCACTCTTCTTAAGCGACAGGGACATACAGCTGCATCGCGGCGAGACCATTTCCGATACCGCTAAAGTCTTGTCCCGTATGGTAGACGGCATAATGATAAGGACTTTTGCACAACAAGATGTAGTAGACTTGGCCCGATACGGGAGTATTCCCGTTATAAACGGATTAACAGACGATTTCCACCCCTGCCAGGTCTTAGCAGACTTAATGACAGTGTACGAAAACAAAGGCAGTTTTGAAAATAAAAAAATGGCTTTCATCGGAGATGGAAACAACGTTGCCAATTCGCTTATGATCGGTTGTGCATTAGTCGGCATGGATATACATGTCGCCTCTCCGAAAAACATGCTGCCAAAAGAAAGTGTAGTTTCAACTGCTAAAAATATAGCAGCTACTACCGGCTCAACTGTTTATATTTCAAGCGACCCGATAAGTGCAGCTATAGATGCCGATGTAGTTTATACAGATGTTTGGGCAAGTATGGGCCAAGAAGAAGATGCTATAGAAAAATATAAATCCTTTAAAGGTTTTACAGTAGATAAAAAACTAATTGGCCATGCAAAAAAAGACGCTATATTTTTACACTGCCTGCCGGCACACAGGGGTGAAGAAGTTACCTCAGATGTTATAGACGGTAAGTGGAGCGCAGTGTTCGATGAAGCGGAAAACAGGCTTCATGCGCAAAAAGCTCTTATGGTTCTTTTAATGAAAGGGTGA
- the carB gene encoding carbamoyl-phosphate synthase large subunit codes for MPKREDIKKILVIGSGPIVIGQAAEFDYSGTQACRALKEEGYEVTLINSNPATIMTDKHMAEHVYIEPITIESVSRILRRELPQGLIATLGGQTGLNMAMSLSKSGILDELKVELLGTSLDSIKRSEDRQLFREAMNSIGENIAYSKTVNSLDEAVSFADECGYPIIVRPAYTLGGTGGGIANNESELTEITARGLSSSIIHQVLLEQSVAGWKEIEYEVIRDAKDNCIIVCNMENIDPVGIHTGDSIVVAPSQTLSDKDHQMLRSASLKIIRSLKIEGGCNIQFALNPKSFEYVVIEVNPRVSRSSALASKATGYPIARVATKIAVGYSLDEIKNSVTGETFACFEPTLDYVVTKVPRWPFDKFATANRILGTQMKATGEVMAIGRNFEESLLKAIDSLDIKLDYHIGMESIASYSDKQLLSSLSNADDERIFAVSEALSRGYSTNEINEITKIDLFFASKLLHIVNISKKLKIAGEKGLNINLLKEAKKFGFGDSYIAKLTGTSENNVKKLRNQASLLPTYKMVDTCAGEFDAKTPYYYSCYDSIDESRRSARKKVIVIGSGPIRIGQGIEFDYCSVKSVKAIKDAGFESIIINSNPETVSTDFDTADKLYFEPLTKECVLDVIEHERPEGIIVQFGGQTAINLAKPLCDAGVQILGSSVDSIDRAEDRDRFIEVLKKLSIPLPPGGSAFNYKEAKVIAKDIGYPVLIRPSYVLGGRAMEIVYNDKELKEYMLLTAEVSKTHPVLIDKYITGKEIELDAICDGKNVLIAGIMEHIERAGVHSGDSFAVYPTQTISKNVKDLVVNYGIKIGRELDIRGLFNIQFVMDKDENLFVIEVNPRASRTVPVLSKVTGLNMVDVATKVMLGISLDSQGYESGLNKEPALVTVKAPVFSFSKMTTVDIFLGPEMKSTGEVMGTDRTYSAALKKAFIASGISFPEKNDSILFSVSDRDKEEASSIALTMSSLGFKILATNKTYEYFAKLNIPCKLIDKDNLIKTIKDGKVSLIVNTPTKGKVKSRLGFALRRTAMEFNINCITSMDTIEAMTNVLKHGEIKTAIIPLDEYTN; via the coding sequence ATGCCAAAACGTGAAGACATAAAAAAGATACTGGTCATAGGCTCCGGCCCAATAGTCATCGGGCAGGCAGCAGAGTTTGACTATTCCGGCACGCAGGCCTGCCGTGCTTTAAAGGAAGAGGGTTATGAAGTAACTCTTATAAATTCTAACCCAGCAACTATTATGACAGATAAGCATATGGCAGAACATGTGTATATAGAGCCGATAACTATTGAAAGTGTCTCTAGAATACTAAGGCGTGAACTCCCGCAAGGCTTAATAGCAACTTTAGGCGGGCAGACAGGGCTTAACATGGCAATGTCTCTTTCCAAAAGCGGCATTTTAGATGAGCTTAAAGTTGAGCTTTTGGGTACCTCTCTTGATTCTATCAAGCGTTCCGAAGACAGGCAGCTGTTTAGAGAGGCCATGAACTCGATAGGTGAAAACATCGCCTATTCTAAAACTGTAAACAGTTTAGACGAAGCTGTTTCATTTGCAGATGAATGCGGCTACCCCATAATAGTACGCCCCGCATATACGCTTGGCGGCACTGGCGGCGGCATTGCAAACAATGAAAGCGAATTAACAGAAATAACGGCACGCGGGCTGTCTTCAAGCATTATACACCAGGTACTGCTTGAGCAAAGCGTTGCAGGCTGGAAAGAGATAGAATACGAAGTTATAAGAGATGCTAAAGACAACTGTATAATAGTCTGCAACATGGAAAATATAGATCCGGTCGGCATACATACAGGAGACAGCATAGTCGTGGCACCATCTCAGACTCTCTCTGATAAAGACCATCAAATGCTTCGCTCCGCATCTTTAAAGATAATACGCTCGCTTAAAATAGAAGGCGGCTGCAACATACAGTTCGCCCTTAACCCGAAAAGCTTTGAGTACGTAGTTATAGAAGTTAACCCAAGGGTTTCGCGTTCTTCTGCACTTGCATCAAAGGCTACCGGCTACCCGATAGCGCGCGTAGCTACAAAGATAGCCGTTGGTTATTCACTGGATGAAATAAAAAACAGCGTTACAGGAGAAACCTTTGCCTGCTTTGAGCCTACGCTAGATTATGTAGTTACAAAAGTGCCGCGCTGGCCGTTTGATAAATTTGCAACTGCAAACAGGATACTCGGGACGCAGATGAAAGCAACCGGAGAAGTTATGGCCATCGGCCGGAATTTTGAAGAATCTTTGCTAAAGGCAATAGACAGTTTAGATATTAAACTAGACTATCACATAGGCATGGAATCCATTGCTTCGTATTCTGACAAGCAGCTTTTATCTTCTCTGTCAAATGCAGACGATGAACGCATCTTCGCCGTATCCGAAGCCCTTTCAAGGGGATATTCTACTAACGAGATAAACGAGATAACCAAGATAGACCTGTTTTTTGCAAGCAAACTGTTACATATAGTAAACATAAGCAAAAAGCTTAAAATTGCCGGTGAAAAAGGTTTAAATATAAATTTACTAAAAGAAGCAAAAAAGTTTGGTTTTGGAGACTCTTATATAGCAAAGCTTACTGGTACAAGCGAGAATAATGTAAAGAAATTAAGGAATCAAGCTTCTTTACTTCCTACATACAAGATGGTAGATACCTGCGCAGGTGAGTTTGATGCTAAAACTCCTTATTACTATTCATGTTACGACAGTATAGACGAATCACGCCGCTCTGCCAGGAAAAAGGTCATAGTTATAGGTTCCGGGCCTATACGTATAGGCCAGGGAATAGAGTTTGACTATTGCTCCGTTAAATCCGTTAAGGCAATAAAAGACGCCGGATTTGAAAGCATAATCATAAACTCAAACCCGGAAACGGTCTCCACTGATTTTGATACAGCAGATAAGCTTTATTTTGAGCCTCTTACAAAGGAATGCGTTTTAGACGTTATAGAACATGAACGCCCTGAAGGTATAATAGTCCAGTTTGGCGGGCAGACAGCTATCAATCTTGCAAAACCGCTTTGCGATGCAGGCGTGCAAATACTTGGAAGTTCCGTAGACAGCATAGACCGCGCAGAAGACAGAGACAGGTTTATAGAAGTGCTTAAAAAACTCTCTATCCCCCTTCCGCCCGGCGGCAGCGCATTTAATTATAAAGAGGCAAAAGTCATTGCAAAAGATATAGGATATCCAGTGCTAATTCGCCCAAGTTACGTTCTTGGCGGCCGTGCTATGGAAATAGTCTATAACGATAAAGAATTAAAAGAATACATGCTGTTAACGGCAGAGGTGTCTAAAACGCACCCAGTTTTGATAGACAAATATATAACCGGCAAAGAAATAGAGCTAGATGCTATCTGCGATGGCAAAAACGTGCTTATAGCCGGTATAATGGAGCATATAGAACGCGCCGGCGTTCATTCCGGAGATTCTTTTGCCGTTTACCCTACGCAGACTATTTCTAAGAATGTTAAAGATTTAGTCGTAAATTACGGAATAAAAATAGGTAGGGAGCTTGATATAAGAGGGCTTTTCAACATACAGTTCGTCATGGACAAAGATGAAAACCTTTTTGTCATAGAAGTAAACCCTCGTGCCAGCAGAACAGTCCCGGTTTTAAGCAAGGTGACTGGCCTTAATATGGTTGACGTAGCTACTAAAGTAATGCTTGGCATTTCTCTTGACTCACAGGGATATGAAAGCGGCCTTAATAAAGAACCAGCTTTGGTCACAGTAAAGGCGCCTGTATTCTCGTTTTCGAAGATGACTACTGTCGATATATTCTTAGGCCCTGAAATGAAATCGACAGGCGAAGTTATGGGAACGGATAGAACTTATTCAGCAGCATTAAAAAAGGCTTTTATAGCTTCTGGCATATCGTTTCCTGAAAAGAACGACAGCATTTTATTCTCTGTTAGCGACAGAGATAAAGAGGAAGCTTCAAGTATAGCTTTAACTATGAGCAGCCTTGGGTTTAAAATACTTGCCACAAACAAGACGTATGAGTACTTTGCAAAACTAAATATACCGTGTAAACTTATAGATAAAGACAATTTAATAAAAACTATAAAGGACGGCAAAGTATCGCTCATAGTAAACACGCCTACAAAAGGCAAGGTAAAAAGCCGCCTCGGGTTTGCGCTTAGGCGGACGGCCATGGAATTTAACATAAACTGCATAACTTCCATGGATACAATAGAGGCAATGACAAACGTTTTAAAACACGGAGAAATTAAAACTGCCATAATACCATTGGATGAATATACAAACTGA
- a CDS encoding acetylornithine/succinylornithine family transaminase has product MDLQEIKKIDAEHFLPVFGERFDQIFTHGEGVYLYDTDGKKYTDFLAGIAVNCLGYNDKGLVDTISTQAKKLIHISNYFYNETQSLLTKLLCEKTGLDRVFLSNSGAEANEGAIKIAKNYFFKKGEDRIQFIALNGSFHGRTLATLAATGQQKFHEPYTPLIKEFIYVSPNEIKELKSAISNKTCALILECVQGEGGIIPLDSEYVKKAEELCRENDALLIVDEIQTGMGRTGTFLASQQYKIKPDIVTIAKAFAGGIPAGALLATEEVGSKMDPGSHGSTFGGNHIACAAAYYVVKTIFEKDLIKRNAKLGAYFLNRLNELTKEFGFVLTARGLGLMLGLVLDEKVITAKSVQKELLNRGFIVCSAGQNTVRFLPPYIIEEKHIDALIEELKNIFALVK; this is encoded by the coding sequence ATGGATTTACAGGAAATAAAAAAAATAGATGCCGAACACTTCCTACCCGTCTTCGGTGAAAGGTTCGATCAAATTTTCACACATGGCGAAGGCGTATACCTTTATGACACAGACGGGAAAAAATATACGGATTTTTTAGCAGGAATAGCTGTAAACTGCCTTGGATATAACGATAAGGGGCTGGTTGATACCATAAGCACCCAGGCAAAAAAATTAATTCATATATCCAATTACTTTTACAACGAGACGCAAAGCCTGCTTACAAAGCTTTTATGTGAAAAGACAGGGCTAGACCGCGTCTTTTTATCAAATAGCGGTGCCGAAGCAAACGAAGGTGCCATAAAAATAGCTAAAAACTATTTCTTTAAAAAAGGCGAAGACCGGATACAGTTTATAGCCTTAAACGGAAGTTTTCACGGAAGGACGCTAGCAACCCTTGCGGCAACAGGGCAGCAAAAATTCCACGAGCCGTATACACCGCTTATAAAGGAATTTATTTACGTTTCGCCAAATGAAATTAAAGAGCTTAAAAGCGCTATTTCAAATAAGACCTGCGCACTTATATTAGAGTGCGTCCAGGGTGAAGGCGGCATAATACCGCTAGACAGCGAATATGTAAAAAAAGCCGAGGAGCTATGCCGCGAAAACGACGCTTTGCTCATCGTAGACGAAATACAGACTGGCATGGGGCGTACAGGGACTTTTTTAGCCTCGCAGCAATACAAAATAAAACCAGATATAGTGACGATAGCTAAAGCATTTGCCGGCGGGATACCTGCTGGTGCACTGTTAGCTACCGAAGAAGTCGGTTCCAAAATGGACCCGGGTAGCCATGGCTCTACCTTTGGTGGAAACCACATTGCCTGTGCGGCCGCTTACTACGTCGTTAAAACTATATTTGAAAAAGATTTGATTAAACGCAATGCCAAACTTGGAGCGTATTTCTTAAACCGCTTAAATGAGCTTACTAAAGAATTCGGCTTTGTACTAACTGCCCGCGGACTTGGGCTTATGCTCGGCCTTGTCCTTGATGAAAAAGTTATAACTGCCAAGAGCGTTCAAAAGGAGCTTTTAAACCGTGGTTTTATCGTCTGCTCGGCGGGGCAAAACACCGTAAGGTTCCTGCCTCCTTATATAATAGAGGAAAAGCATATAGACGCGCTTATAGAAGAATTAAAAAATATATTTGCTTTAGTTAAATAA
- the argB gene encoding acetylglutamate kinase → MNERMHEYIEKANILVEALPYIQRLSGKTVVIKYGGAAMLNAELTQKIIEDITLLKFVGVNPIVVHGGGNEINKYLSELNIKPKFSNGLRITDARTMEVVQMTLIGKTNKDLVSKLNKTGAKAIGLCGIDANIIVAEKLNDELGQVGKIKSINTSLLSLLAKDEYIPVIAPIGVGENGESFNINADTVAGEIAAAMQAEKLIFLTDIDGIRKDEKDPESLIYEISVSKIKEYMENGTINGGMLPKVKGCIKSVEQGVNRTHILNGTIPHPIILEIFTNSGIGTMVTK, encoded by the coding sequence ATGAACGAACGCATGCACGAATATATAGAAAAAGCAAATATCTTAGTAGAAGCCCTTCCTTATATCCAGCGGCTTTCTGGGAAGACAGTAGTTATCAAATACGGCGGTGCGGCAATGCTAAATGCTGAGCTTACGCAGAAGATAATAGAAGACATAACGCTGCTTAAATTTGTAGGCGTTAATCCAATAGTCGTTCACGGCGGCGGGAATGAGATAAACAAATATTTAAGCGAGCTTAATATTAAACCTAAGTTTTCAAACGGTCTTCGGATAACTGATGCACGCACTATGGAAGTAGTACAGATGACTCTTATCGGCAAGACAAATAAAGACTTGGTTTCTAAGTTAAATAAAACAGGGGCAAAAGCCATTGGCCTTTGCGGAATAGACGCAAATATAATAGTTGCTGAAAAACTAAATGATGAACTCGGCCAAGTCGGTAAAATTAAGTCTATAAACACTTCGCTTTTAAGCCTGCTTGCAAAAGACGAGTATATCCCTGTAATCGCTCCTATAGGTGTTGGCGAAAACGGAGAGAGCTTTAATATTAATGCAGACACAGTTGCCGGCGAAATTGCCGCTGCTATGCAAGCGGAGAAATTAATATTCTTAACGGATATAGACGGTATCCGAAAAGACGAAAAAGACCCGGAATCTTTGATATACGAAATATCCGTTTCAAAGATAAAAGAATATATGGAAAACGGTACTATAAACGGCGGGATGCTCCCGAAAGTAAAAGGGTGCATTAAGAGCGTCGAGCAGGGGGTCAACCGTACGCATATACTAAACGGTACTATACCTCACCCTATTATTTTAGAAATATTTACAAACTCCGGTATCGGTACCATGGTAACTAAATAA
- the argC gene encoding N-acetyl-gamma-glutamyl-phosphate reductase produces the protein MIKASIIGATGYAGLELTRILSLHPEVKIVGAVSRMAAGKHLSEVYPSFKGKDLVLLSELNDSDDSDVVFTALPHGVSMNIVPSLIAKGKKVIDLSADFRYDDADTYKKWYLEHKCKDLLEDAVYGLCEINKDKIRTAKLIGNPGCYTTCSILPLYPLLKEGLISTDNIIIDAKSGTSGAGRKESLGFSFCEVNENFKAYSVAVHRHTSEIEEKLSWAANKNIALSFTPHLLPVKRGILATIYANIENISRKDVLDAYKMYSSEPFINVYENGLPELKHVNGSNNVNIGFVIDERLNRLVIVSCIDNLIKGAAGQAVQNMNLMYGLDETTGLSPVAWYL, from the coding sequence ATGATTAAGGCAAGTATTATAGGTGCAACAGGATATGCAGGGCTTGAACTTACACGGATATTGTCTTTACATCCGGAAGTTAAAATAGTCGGCGCTGTGTCTCGAATGGCCGCAGGAAAACACTTAAGCGAAGTCTATCCTAGTTTTAAAGGAAAAGATTTGGTTCTTTTAAGTGAGTTAAATGATTCAGATGATTCTGATGTCGTATTTACTGCTCTTCCGCACGGGGTATCTATGAATATCGTTCCCTCTCTTATTGCAAAAGGTAAAAAAGTCATAGACTTAAGTGCAGATTTCCGTTACGACGATGCGGATACGTATAAAAAGTGGTATCTAGAGCATAAATGCAAAGATTTATTAGAAGATGCCGTTTACGGGCTTTGTGAAATAAATAAAGACAAGATACGTACTGCCAAATTAATAGGCAACCCCGGGTGTTATACCACCTGCTCTATTCTTCCTCTGTATCCTCTTTTAAAAGAAGGCCTTATTTCAACGGATAATATAATAATAGATGCTAAATCCGGTACGTCCGGAGCAGGAAGAAAGGAATCGCTTGGCTTTTCATTCTGCGAGGTAAACGAAAACTTTAAGGCATACAGCGTAGCAGTGCATCGGCATACGTCTGAGATAGAGGAAAAACTTTCTTGGGCCGCTAATAAAAACATAGCGCTTTCCTTTACGCCGCATCTTTTACCGGTTAAACGCGGGATACTGGCAACTATTTATGCAAATATTGAAAATATATCTAGGAAAGACGTTTTAGATGCATATAAAATGTATTCGTCTGAGCCTTTCATAAATGTATATGAAAACGGCTTGCCGGAATTAAAACATGTAAATGGGTCTAACAACGTAAACATAGGTTTTGTTATAGATGAGCGGCTTAACCGATTGGTAATAGTCTCTTGCATAGATAACCTTATAAAGGGTGCGGCCGGGCAGGCTGTGCAGAATATGAACCTGATGTATGGTTTAGACGAAACTACAGGGCTATCCCCTGTCGCATGGTACTTATAA
- a CDS encoding RecX family transcriptional regulator: MFILKITPCKKKGRVNIYSDEGYKCSLNMEFILKYHISEGKDILDDIIDEAIIEDARRYAFDLAIKYISNMPHTKKQVVDYLNKKGIDKKGIKSAIDKLIEYKYIDDNDYATSFLEELIKKGVSKRAAFNKMLEKGIDKQTANEAIKSFSDATERENASKAYEAVKNRYGDVTDRKVRDKIWRFLLSKGFDSSTISKILSLDEDEY; the protein is encoded by the coding sequence ATGTTTATTTTAAAGATAACACCATGTAAAAAAAAGGGTAGAGTTAATATTTATTCAGATGAAGGGTATAAGTGCTCGCTAAACATGGAGTTTATATTAAAATACCACATTTCAGAGGGAAAAGATATATTAGATGACATAATTGACGAAGCGATAATCGAGGACGCTAGAAGATATGCGTTTGACCTTGCGATAAAATATATTTCTAATATGCCCCATACGAAAAAGCAAGTTGTAGATTATCTTAATAAAAAGGGAATTGATAAAAAAGGCATTAAAAGTGCGATAGATAAACTGATAGAATATAAATACATAGATGATAACGATTATGCAACAAGTTTTTTAGAAGAATTGATTAAAAAAGGCGTTTCTAAAAGGGCAGCATTTAACAAGATGCTTGAAAAAGGCATTGATAAGCAAACGGCAAACGAGGCAATTAAATCATTTAGTGATGCAACTGAGAGAGAAAATGCGTCTAAAGCATACGAAGCTGTTAAAAATAGGTATGGAGACGTAACCGATAGAAAGGTAAGGGACAAGATATGGCGTTTCCTATTGTCAAAAGGGTTTGATTCAAGTACAATATCTAAAATATTGTCTCTAGACGAAGATGAATATTAA
- a CDS encoding P1 family peptidase, whose amino-acid sequence MYSGSITDISAIKLGHYTDNEAKTGCTVIIAENGAVCGVDVRGSAPGTRETDLMRPCNLVTHANAIMLSGGSAFGLEAACGAMRYLADMGKGMKTGAGVVPIVGSAVIYDLEEGSFAYPDIEAGIAACKAAGESPEFGLVGAGTGARVGKMAGKPGRGGIGSASITLKNGVIVAAVFVVNAVGDVIDHRTGKILSGATNENGDFINCVDAIIDNSSVNKIINTNTVIGVVATNAKLTKEQANKMARVGQDGIAMSVRPSHTMFDGDTVFAMATEEAEGDFTTILTLTSEVAARAIQNAVLK is encoded by the coding sequence ATGTACAGCGGAAGCATTACCGACATTTCGGCTATAAAACTGGGGCACTATACTGATAACGAAGCAAAAACCGGGTGTACCGTAATAATTGCGGAAAATGGGGCGGTCTGCGGCGTGGATGTACGCGGAAGCGCACCAGGCACGAGGGAGACTGATTTGATGCGCCCGTGTAATTTGGTAACTCATGCTAATGCAATAATGCTTTCAGGCGGCAGTGCATTTGGCCTTGAGGCTGCATGCGGAGCTATGAGGTATTTAGCAGATATGGGCAAAGGCATGAAGACCGGCGCAGGGGTTGTCCCGATAGTCGGCAGTGCTGTTATATATGATTTAGAAGAAGGCAGTTTTGCATACCCTGATATTGAGGCGGGCATAGCCGCATGCAAGGCAGCGGGAGAGAGCCCGGAGTTTGGCCTTGTAGGAGCCGGAACGGGTGCCAGAGTAGGGAAAATGGCAGGGAAGCCGGGGCGCGGCGGTATAGGAAGTGCATCTATCACACTTAAAAACGGAGTTATAGTGGCAGCGGTATTCGTGGTTAATGCGGTAGGAGATGTTATAGACCATAGGACAGGAAAGATTTTGTCCGGTGCGACTAATGAAAACGGGGATTTTATAAACTGCGTAGATGCTATCATAGACAACAGCAGTGTTAATAAGATAATAAATACTAATACAGTTATAGGAGTCGTTGCTACTAATGCTAAGTTAACAAAAGAACAGGCAAACAAAATGGCACGGGTAGGACAAGACGGAATAGCGATGAGCGTTCGTCCTTCACATACAATGTTTGACGGGGATACTGTTTTTGCAATGGCGACAGAAGAGGCAGAAGGCGACTTTACAACTATACTTACATTAACATCAGAAGTCGCTGCGCGCGCTATTCAAAACGCGGTTTTAAAATAA
- the acpS gene encoding holo-ACP synthase translates to MVLGLGIDVVKVRRMRDAVLKEGFLKRVYTEKEIELFNSRADLALTAASNFAAKEAVIKALALGMSRTHFNEIEVLRKTSGQPYAVLYGNAKEAFLNMQGKNLIISITNTEDSTAAVAVIEG, encoded by the coding sequence ATGGTTTTAGGTTTAGGAATTGATGTGGTTAAAGTAAGACGTATGAGAGATGCGGTTTTAAAAGAGGGGTTTTTAAAGAGGGTATATACTGAAAAAGAGATAGAACTATTTAATTCAAGGGCAGACTTAGCTCTTACTGCAGCATCTAATTTTGCGGCGAAGGAAGCGGTAATAAAAGCGCTTGCACTTGGCATGAGCAGAACTCACTTTAATGAAATAGAGGTTTTAAGAAAAACAAGCGGCCAGCCATATGCTGTGCTTTACGGAAATGCTAAGGAAGCTTTCTTAAATATGCAGGGTAAAAATTTAATTATAAGCATAACAAATACAGAAGACAGTACAGCGGCGGTTGCAGTTATAGAGGGATAA